In Microbacterium galbinum, a single window of DNA contains:
- a CDS encoding sensor histidine kinase, with the protein MTTQTATPPQATAVKPPLRIPLTILHLAGVGVIGGIIFSALGGILGTGLGLLFAFGIGVVFLVGLVYALFGVGWFEVARVSALYRTPIAPLRLRPRERPGFGGWLRALGRQTIDGRMWRALANFAIAVVLGFIVLRLAAAFAWSVVISFAPLTSAESVVGPFGGGALLVAWAPLVGILGIAASVAGMIGLALLHRTLSLAIVVRSREAELTEQVRTTTAQREGAVRAADVERTRIERDLHDGVQPRLVSVGMTLGLAQQKIETDPDAAKELIAEAHTSTKAAITELRQLARGIHASVLDDRGLDAALSALAGRSHIPVSLDVRMDGRCSREAEAAMYFSIAESLTNAAKHSRASEARVTVRIREGNTLWARVEDNGMGGAQVQPGGGLDGIANRVLAAGGTFRLESPQGGPTSLEVNVPCAS; encoded by the coding sequence ATGACGACACAGACTGCGACCCCGCCGCAGGCGACGGCCGTGAAGCCGCCGCTGAGGATCCCGCTCACCATCCTGCATCTCGCGGGAGTGGGCGTCATCGGCGGCATCATCTTCTCCGCTCTCGGCGGGATACTCGGAACCGGCCTCGGACTGCTCTTCGCCTTCGGCATCGGGGTGGTCTTCCTCGTCGGCCTGGTCTACGCGCTCTTCGGCGTCGGTTGGTTCGAGGTCGCCCGGGTGAGCGCGCTCTACCGCACGCCGATCGCGCCGCTGCGTCTGCGGCCGCGCGAACGGCCCGGCTTCGGCGGGTGGCTCCGTGCTCTCGGCCGCCAGACGATCGACGGACGCATGTGGCGGGCGCTCGCGAACTTCGCGATCGCCGTGGTGCTGGGCTTCATCGTGCTGCGTCTCGCCGCCGCGTTCGCGTGGTCGGTCGTGATCTCCTTCGCGCCCCTCACCTCCGCGGAATCGGTGGTCGGTCCGTTCGGCGGTGGCGCCCTGCTCGTCGCCTGGGCCCCGCTCGTCGGCATCCTCGGGATCGCCGCGTCGGTCGCCGGCATGATCGGTCTCGCCCTTCTCCACCGCACACTGTCGCTCGCGATCGTGGTGCGCAGCCGTGAGGCCGAACTCACCGAGCAGGTGCGCACGACCACCGCGCAGCGTGAGGGAGCCGTGCGCGCCGCCGACGTCGAACGCACCCGCATCGAGCGAGACCTGCACGACGGCGTCCAGCCGCGACTCGTCTCGGTCGGCATGACGCTCGGGCTCGCCCAGCAGAAGATCGAGACCGATCCCGATGCGGCGAAGGAACTGATCGCCGAGGCGCACACGTCCACGAAGGCCGCCATCACCGAACTCCGACAGCTCGCCCGCGGCATCCACGCCTCGGTGCTCGACGACCGGGGACTCGACGCGGCCCTGTCGGCACTCGCCGGTCGCTCGCACATCCCGGTCTCGCTCGACGTCCGCATGGACGGACGATGCAGTCGTGAGGCGGAGGCGGCCATGTACTTCTCGATCGCCGAGTCTCTGACCAACGCCGCGAAGCACTCGCGGGCCAGCGAAGCGCGAGTGACGGTGCGGATCCGCGAGGGCAACACGCTCTGGGCCCGCGTCGAGGACAACGGCATGGGCGGCGCGCAGGTGCAGCCCGGTGGCGGACTCGACGGGATCGCCAACCGCGTGCTCGCCGCGGGAGGCACCTTCCGCCTCGAGAGCCCGCAGGGCGGCCCGACCAGCCTGGAGGTGAACGTGCCATGCGCATCCTGA
- a CDS encoding DUF3566 domain-containing protein, whose amino-acid sequence MSTVADKLAKKSTRKTGGKQVRLRLVYVDFWSAVKLSFLGAVALAVVTMVSFFLIYLVLQATNVLTTADSFLAGITDNAFKLTEVVGLPQVMAFAAVVAILNLIVFTVLGAVIAGIYNLAVKVTGGLLVGFMSN is encoded by the coding sequence ATGAGCACGGTAGCCGACAAGCTCGCGAAGAAATCCACCCGTAAGACCGGTGGCAAGCAGGTTCGCCTGCGCCTGGTCTACGTCGACTTCTGGTCGGCCGTGAAGCTCTCCTTCCTCGGAGCTGTGGCCCTCGCGGTCGTCACGATGGTGTCGTTCTTCCTGATCTACCTCGTGCTGCAGGCGACGAACGTGCTGACCACGGCCGATTCGTTCCTCGCGGGCATCACCGACAACGCGTTCAAGCTCACCGAGGTCGTCGGACTTCCGCAGGTGATGGCCTTCGCTGCCGTCGTCGCGATCCTCAACCTCATCGTCTTCACGGTGCTCGGCGCCGTGATCGCGGGTATCTACAACCTCGCGGTGAAGGTCACCGGCGGCCTGCTCGTCGGCTTCATGTCGAACTGA
- the gyrA gene encoding DNA gyrase subunit A, translated as MTDEERPVPEHDHGRIDQVDLQSEMQRSYLDYAMAVIVGRALPDVRDGLKPVHRRVIYGMYDGGFRPDKSFSKCARVVGEVMGQYHPHGDSAIYDALVRLVQPWSLRYPLALGQGNFGSPGNMGAAAPRYTETKMAPLALEMVRDIEEDTVDFTDNYDGQTQEPTVLPARFPNLLVNGSVGIAVGMATNIPPHNLREVSEAALWALDNPGITREELLDGLIQRVPGPDFPTGAQILGTKGIHEAYRTGRGSITMRAVVNVEEIQGRTCLVITELPYQVNPDNVAVKIGDLARDGKITGIADIRDESSDRTGQRLVVVLKRDAVAKVVLNNLYKHTQLQENFGANMLAIVDGVPRTLAIDGFISHWIAHQIEVIVRRTQFRLNEAEKRMHILRGYLKALDALDEVIALIRRSQTTQEANEGLQKLLDIDEIQAEAILQMQLRRLAALERQKIIDQANELEALITDYKAILADEGRQRTIIREELTGIVDKFGDERRTHILHGYDGDVSMEDLIAEEEMVVTVTRDGYIKRTRSDNYRSQHRGGKGIKGAQLRADDIVEHFFVTTTHHWLLFFTDKGRVYRAKTYEVPEAGRDAKGTHVANLLAMQPDESIAQILDIRDYAVAEYLVLATHNGLVKKTRLEAYDTNRQGGVIAIRLNDDDALVGALLVDAEDDILLISRKGMSVRFQATDEALRPMGRATAGVKGMKFREGDSLLSASVAAPGRFVFVVTDGGYAKRTAVEEYRVQGRGGFGIKVAKLHDDRGTLAGGLIVSADDEVLVVLSSGKVVRSAVAEVPAKGRDTMGVVFARTTEADRILAIARNGERGLSDEDDTDEADAAADVTETTETPEESTDA; from the coding sequence ATGACTGACGAAGAACGCCCCGTCCCCGAGCACGACCACGGCCGGATCGACCAGGTCGACCTGCAGTCGGAGATGCAGCGCAGCTACCTCGACTACGCGATGGCCGTGATCGTCGGCCGCGCGCTGCCGGATGTGCGCGACGGCCTCAAGCCGGTGCACCGCCGCGTGATCTACGGCATGTACGACGGCGGGTTCCGCCCCGACAAGTCGTTCTCGAAGTGCGCCCGTGTCGTCGGCGAGGTCATGGGTCAGTACCACCCGCACGGCGACTCGGCGATCTACGACGCCCTCGTCCGTCTCGTGCAGCCGTGGTCGCTGCGGTACCCGCTGGCACTCGGCCAGGGCAACTTCGGGTCGCCCGGCAACATGGGAGCCGCCGCCCCGCGATACACCGAGACCAAGATGGCCCCGCTCGCGCTCGAGATGGTGCGCGACATCGAAGAGGACACGGTCGACTTCACCGACAACTACGACGGTCAGACCCAGGAGCCGACGGTCCTCCCGGCCCGGTTCCCGAACCTCCTCGTCAACGGCTCGGTCGGTATCGCGGTCGGTATGGCCACGAACATCCCGCCGCACAACCTGCGCGAGGTGTCGGAGGCCGCGCTCTGGGCCCTCGACAACCCCGGCATCACCCGCGAAGAACTGCTCGACGGCCTGATCCAGCGCGTTCCCGGCCCGGACTTCCCGACCGGCGCGCAGATCCTCGGCACCAAGGGCATCCACGAGGCGTACCGCACCGGCCGCGGATCGATCACGATGCGCGCCGTCGTCAACGTCGAGGAGATCCAGGGTCGTACCTGCCTGGTCATCACCGAGCTGCCGTATCAGGTGAACCCCGACAACGTCGCGGTCAAGATCGGCGATCTCGCCCGCGACGGCAAGATCACGGGCATCGCCGACATCCGCGACGAGTCCTCCGACCGCACGGGTCAGCGACTGGTCGTCGTGCTCAAGCGCGATGCCGTCGCCAAGGTCGTGCTCAACAACCTGTACAAGCACACGCAGCTGCAGGAGAACTTCGGCGCGAACATGCTCGCGATCGTCGACGGCGTGCCCCGCACCCTCGCGATCGACGGGTTCATCAGCCACTGGATCGCGCACCAGATCGAAGTGATCGTGCGTCGCACGCAGTTCCGCCTCAACGAGGCCGAGAAGCGGATGCACATCCTGCGCGGGTATCTGAAGGCGCTCGACGCTCTCGACGAGGTCATCGCGCTCATCCGCCGGTCGCAGACCACGCAGGAGGCGAACGAGGGACTCCAGAAGCTCCTCGACATCGACGAGATCCAGGCCGAGGCGATCCTGCAGATGCAGCTCCGTCGCCTCGCCGCGCTCGAGCGTCAGAAGATCATCGATCAGGCGAACGAGCTCGAAGCGCTCATCACCGACTACAAGGCGATCCTCGCCGACGAGGGCCGCCAGCGCACGATCATCCGCGAAGAGCTCACCGGCATCGTCGACAAGTTCGGCGACGAGCGCCGCACGCACATCCTGCACGGCTACGACGGCGACGTCTCGATGGAAGACCTCATCGCCGAGGAGGAGATGGTCGTCACCGTCACGCGCGACGGCTACATCAAGCGCACGCGCAGCGACAACTACCGCTCCCAGCACCGCGGCGGCAAGGGCATCAAGGGCGCCCAGTTGCGAGCGGATGACATCGTCGAGCACTTCTTCGTCACGACGACGCACCACTGGCTGCTGTTCTTCACCGACAAGGGTCGCGTGTACCGCGCCAAGACCTACGAGGTGCCCGAGGCCGGCCGCGACGCGAAGGGCACGCACGTCGCGAACCTGCTGGCGATGCAGCCCGACGAGAGCATCGCTCAGATCCTCGACATCCGCGACTACGCGGTCGCCGAGTACCTGGTGCTCGCCACGCACAACGGTCTCGTCAAGAAGACCCGCCTCGAGGCGTACGACACCAACCGTCAGGGCGGCGTCATCGCGATCCGCCTGAACGACGACGATGCACTGGTCGGCGCTCTGCTGGTCGATGCCGAGGACGACATCCTCCTCATCAGCCGCAAGGGAATGTCGGTGCGCTTCCAGGCCACCGATGAGGCACTGCGTCCGATGGGTCGAGCGACCGCGGGTGTGAAGGGCATGAAGTTCCGCGAGGGCGACAGTCTGCTCTCGGCATCCGTCGCCGCCCCCGGCCGATTCGTGTTCGTCGTCACCGACGGCGGGTACGCGAAGCGCACGGCCGTCGAGGAATACCGCGTCCAGGGACGCGGCGGATTCGGCATCAAGGTGGCCAAGCTGCACGACGATCGGGGCACTCTCGCGGGTGGTCTGATCGTCTCCGCAGACGACGAGGTCCTTGTGGTTCTGTCCAGCGGCAAGGTGGTACGCTCTGCCGTGGCCGAGGTGCCCGCCAAGGGCCGAGACACCATGGGAGTGGTGTTCGCCCGGACGACGGAAGCCGACCGGATCCTCGCGATCGCCCGCAACGGCGAACGTGGCCTCTCCGACGAAGACGACACGGATGAGGCGGATGCCGCAGCAGACGTCACCGAGACGACAGAGACCCCCGAGGAGAGCACGGACGCATGA
- the gyrB gene encoding DNA topoisomerase (ATP-hydrolyzing) subunit B gives MTPESPADESESTTGGTPDPSTGATGGTSNAPAGDLPEYGADSIQILEGLEAVRKRPGMYIGSTGPRGLHHLVYEIVDNSVDEALAGYADTILVTLLADGGVRVVDNGRGIPVDPHSSDPTKSTVEVVLTILHAGGKFGGGAYAVSGGLHGVGSSVVNALSTRFEVEVKQKGFVWRHSFADGGAPQQQLEKGEATDETGTAITFWADGSIFTETTEYDYDTLRTRFQQMAFLNKGLRIELSDERPSSTYEIEEAGQTIEKQPGDVFFYERGLVDYVEYLNKVRHAEVVTEEIIAFESEDTERKISLEVAMQWTTSYTENVFTYANTINTHEGGTHEEGFRAALTTLVNKYARANNLLKEKDDNLSGDDVREGLTAVISIKLGEPQFEGQTKTKLGNTEAKAFVQKVVGDQLGDWFERNPSQAKNVIRKAIDAATARLAARKARETARRKSVFESAAMPDKLKDCTSKDPSISEIFLVEGDSAGGSAVQGRDPHTQAILALRGKILNVERARLDKALGNKEVQAMIQAFGTGIGEDFDIEKARYHKIVLMADADVDGQHITTLLLTLLFRYMRGLIEAGFVYLAMPPLYRLKWSNSPHEYVFSDDERDALLKYGLDNGKRIPKDAGIQRYKGLGEMNAKELWETTMDHSTRTLRQVTIEDAAAADEIFSVLMGEDVESRRTFIQRNAKDVRFLDI, from the coding sequence ATGACGCCTGAATCCCCCGCCGACGAGTCCGAATCGACCACCGGGGGAACCCCCGACCCTTCGACGGGTGCGACCGGAGGAACATCGAACGCACCCGCGGGCGATCTCCCCGAATACGGGGCCGACTCGATCCAGATCCTCGAGGGTCTCGAGGCCGTGCGCAAGCGCCCCGGCATGTACATCGGGTCCACCGGTCCGCGCGGTCTGCACCACCTGGTCTACGAGATCGTCGACAACTCGGTCGATGAGGCGCTGGCCGGCTACGCCGACACGATCCTGGTGACCCTCCTCGCCGACGGCGGCGTGCGCGTGGTCGACAACGGCCGCGGCATCCCCGTCGATCCGCACTCCTCCGACCCGACCAAGTCGACCGTCGAGGTCGTGCTCACGATCCTGCACGCCGGTGGCAAGTTCGGCGGCGGCGCCTACGCCGTTTCGGGCGGTCTGCACGGCGTCGGCTCCTCGGTCGTGAACGCGCTGTCGACGCGCTTCGAGGTCGAGGTCAAGCAGAAGGGCTTCGTCTGGCGGCACAGCTTCGCCGACGGCGGCGCCCCGCAGCAGCAGCTCGAGAAGGGTGAGGCGACCGACGAGACCGGAACCGCGATCACCTTCTGGGCCGACGGATCGATCTTCACCGAGACGACCGAGTACGACTACGACACCCTGCGCACGCGCTTCCAGCAGATGGCGTTCCTCAACAAGGGACTCCGCATCGAGCTGAGCGACGAGCGTCCGTCCTCGACCTACGAGATCGAGGAGGCCGGGCAGACGATCGAGAAGCAGCCTGGCGACGTCTTCTTCTACGAGCGCGGACTCGTCGACTACGTCGAGTACCTCAACAAGGTGCGTCACGCCGAGGTCGTCACCGAGGAGATCATCGCGTTCGAGTCCGAGGACACCGAGCGCAAGATCTCGCTCGAGGTCGCGATGCAGTGGACCACCTCGTACACCGAGAACGTCTTCACCTACGCGAACACCATCAACACGCACGAGGGTGGAACGCACGAAGAGGGCTTCCGCGCCGCACTGACCACCCTGGTCAACAAGTACGCGCGTGCGAACAACCTGCTCAAGGAGAAGGACGACAACCTCTCGGGCGACGACGTGCGCGAGGGGCTCACCGCCGTCATCTCGATCAAGCTCGGCGAGCCGCAGTTCGAGGGACAGACCAAGACCAAGCTCGGCAACACCGAGGCGAAGGCGTTCGTGCAGAAGGTCGTCGGCGATCAGCTCGGCGACTGGTTCGAGCGCAACCCGAGCCAGGCGAAGAACGTCATCCGCAAGGCGATCGATGCGGCGACCGCGCGCCTGGCGGCTCGAAAGGCGCGTGAGACCGCGCGTCGCAAGAGCGTCTTCGAGTCGGCCGCGATGCCCGACAAGCTCAAGGACTGCACGAGCAAGGACCCGTCGATCAGCGAGATCTTCCTCGTCGAGGGTGACTCGGCCGGCGGTTCCGCGGTGCAGGGTCGCGACCCGCACACGCAGGCGATCCTGGCGCTCCGCGGCAAGATCCTGAACGTCGAGCGCGCGCGCCTCGACAAGGCCCTCGGCAACAAAGAGGTCCAGGCGATGATCCAGGCCTTCGGCACGGGCATCGGCGAGGACTTCGACATCGAGAAGGCCCGCTATCACAAGATCGTCCTGATGGCGGATGCCGACGTCGACGGCCAGCACATCACGACGCTGCTGCTCACCCTGCTGTTCCGCTACATGCGCGGACTCATCGAGGCCGGCTTCGTGTACCTCGCGATGCCGCCGCTGTACCGCCTGAAGTGGTCGAACTCGCCGCACGAGTACGTGTTCAGCGATGACGAGCGCGACGCGCTGCTCAAGTACGGCCTCGACAACGGCAAGCGCATCCCGAAGGATGCGGGCATCCAGCGCTACAAGGGTCTCGGCGAGATGAACGCCAAGGAGCTGTGGGAGACCACGATGGATCACTCCACCCGCACCCTCCGTCAGGTGACGATCGAGGATGCCGCGGCCGCCGATGAGATCTTCAGCGTGCTGATGGGTGAGGACGTCGAATCGCGCCGCACCTTCATCCAGCGCAACGCCAAGGACGTCCGCTTCCTCGACATCTGA
- a CDS encoding DUF721 domain-containing protein: MNDIVNPASLPASEVPAPEAPETVATYLRLRGLKPSAKNWRKKKRVSIDDENAPFAPGRDPGALGAVLDKLSRDSGWQITLAREDLVRQWADLAGADTAKHSEPVSLERGLLTVKCDSTAWAKNLQYMRATILTEIGRRYPDAGVENLRFIGPDVPSWKWGPRVVPGRGPRDTYG; encoded by the coding sequence ATGAACGACATCGTGAATCCGGCATCCCTTCCGGCATCCGAGGTACCGGCCCCCGAAGCGCCCGAGACGGTGGCGACCTACCTGCGTCTGCGAGGACTCAAGCCCAGCGCCAAGAACTGGCGCAAGAAGAAGCGCGTCTCGATCGACGACGAGAACGCCCCGTTCGCTCCCGGCCGCGACCCCGGTGCCCTCGGCGCCGTGCTCGACAAGCTCAGCCGCGACTCCGGTTGGCAGATCACCCTCGCCCGGGAGGACCTCGTGCGGCAATGGGCCGATCTCGCCGGTGCCGATACCGCGAAGCACTCGGAACCGGTCTCGCTGGAGCGCGGGCTGCTGACGGTGAAGTGCGATTCCACCGCGTGGGCGAAGAACCTGCAGTACATGCGGGCGACCATCCTCACCGAGATCGGACGACGGTATCCGGATGCCGGCGTCGAGAACCTCCGCTTCATCGGACCGGACGTCCCCTCCTGGAAATGGGGTCCCAGAGTCGTTCCAGGGCGGGGCCCGCGCGATACCTACGGGTAG